A window of Flavobacterium flavigenum contains these coding sequences:
- a CDS encoding ABC-F family ATP-binding cassette domain-containing protein: MLTVNNLSVQFGKRILFDEVNTTFTHGNIYGVIGANGAGKSTFLKIISGDMDPTSGHIHLEPGKRMSVLNQNHNMFDEHTVLETVLMGNKVLYAVKKEMDELYLDYNDANADRIGELQVQFEEMNGWNADSDAASMLSNLGITETDHYTLMADMEGKMKVRVLLAQALFGNPDVLIMDEPTNDLDFETIAWLENFLANYENTVIVVSHDRHFLDAVCTHISDIDFGKINHYSGNYTFWYESSQLAAKQRAQQNKKAEEKKQELEEFIRRFSANVAKSKQATSRKKMISKLNISEIKPSSRRYPAIIFDQDREAGDQILNVENLSASVDGEVLFKDVDLNMAKGDKIVLFSKDSRATTAFYEILNGEQKADSGSFDWGITTNQAYLPAENHKYFENDLTLVDWLRQYAKTEEERDEVFIRGFLGKMIFSGEEALKTSRVLSGGEKVRCMLSRMMMERANILMLDEPTNHLDLESITAFNNSLKNFKGSVIFTTHDHEFAQTVGNRVVELTPNGVIDRYMTFDEYLDDEKIQEQRKKMYNL; this comes from the coding sequence ATGTTAACAGTCAATAATTTATCAGTACAATTTGGCAAACGAATTTTGTTTGACGAAGTAAATACTACATTCACTCACGGAAATATTTACGGCGTTATTGGAGCCAATGGTGCTGGAAAATCAACTTTTCTTAAAATCATTTCGGGCGATATGGACCCGACTTCGGGGCACATTCATTTAGAACCGGGAAAACGTATGTCGGTTTTAAATCAGAACCACAACATGTTCGACGAACATACTGTTTTAGAAACCGTTTTGATGGGAAATAAAGTTCTGTACGCTGTTAAAAAAGAAATGGATGAACTTTATTTAGATTATAATGATGCCAATGCAGACCGAATTGGAGAATTGCAAGTGCAGTTTGAAGAAATGAACGGATGGAATGCCGATTCTGATGCAGCTTCAATGTTATCTAACTTAGGAATCACAGAAACAGATCATTATACTTTAATGGCGGATATGGAAGGAAAAATGAAAGTTCGTGTGCTTTTAGCGCAGGCACTTTTCGGAAATCCGGATGTATTGATCATGGATGAGCCTACCAACGATCTGGATTTTGAGACAATCGCCTGGTTAGAAAACTTCCTTGCAAATTATGAAAATACTGTAATTGTAGTATCTCACGACCGTCACTTTTTAGATGCGGTTTGTACACATATTTCGGATATTGATTTCGGAAAAATCAATCACTATTCCGGAAACTATACGTTCTGGTACGAGTCCAGCCAATTAGCGGCAAAACAACGTGCGCAGCAAAACAAAAAAGCAGAAGAAAAGAAACAGGAATTAGAAGAATTTATTCGTCGTTTCAGCGCCAACGTTGCAAAATCAAAACAGGCAACTTCCCGTAAAAAAATGATTTCTAAATTGAATATTTCTGAAATTAAACCTTCAAGCCGTCGTTACCCAGCAATTATCTTCGATCAGGATCGTGAAGCGGGAGACCAGATTTTGAATGTAGAAAACTTATCTGCTTCTGTAGATGGAGAAGTTTTGTTTAAAGATGTGGATTTGAATATGGCAAAAGGCGACAAAATCGTGCTGTTCTCTAAAGATTCACGTGCAACAACAGCATTCTACGAAATCTTAAACGGAGAACAAAAAGCAGATTCAGGATCTTTCGACTGGGGAATTACAACCAATCAGGCCTATTTACCGGCTGAAAATCATAAATATTTTGAAAATGATTTGACTTTGGTAGACTGGTTACGCCAATACGCTAAAACGGAAGAAGAGCGCGATGAGGTTTTTATTAGAGGATTTTTAGGGAAAATGATTTTCTCTGGAGAAGAAGCTCTTAAAACAAGCCGTGTATTATCAGGAGGAGAAAAAGTACGTTGTATGTTATCCAGAATGATGATGGAACGCGCAAATATTTTGATGCTTGACGAACCAACAAACCACTTAGATTTGGAGTCGATTACGGCTTTCAACAACTCACTAAAAAACTTTAAAGGTTCTGTAATCTTTACAACGCATGATCACGAGTTTGCACAAACTGTAGGTAATAGAGTAGTAGAATTGACACCAAACGGAGTAATCGACCGTTACATGACATTTGACGAATATCTTGATGATGAAAAGATTCAGGAACAGAGAAAAAAGATGTATAATCTTTGA